A stretch of the Lolium perenne isolate Kyuss_39 chromosome 3, Kyuss_2.0, whole genome shotgun sequence genome encodes the following:
- the LOC139829905 gene encoding wall-associated receptor kinase-like 8, with translation MGSSSISMTLLLPALLVVAMSAEALTVRPGCVDRCGNVSIPYPFGIGKDCFRGDGFEISCGKDSVPLLLGTGQNMDMRVLNLSLSPYPVARVMLPVAWQCFNSADTVINLKPDGVHRISRDHNELVALGCNTVGVLASARQPALHGMLGLHQRPQQPAGRRVLGCRLLQSRPPVGAHQHHCHAEHL, from the coding sequence ATGGGAAGTTCATCGATATCGATGACACTGCTGCTACCTGCGTTGCTCGTCGTGGCAATGTCGGCGGAGGCCCTCACCGTGAGGCCAGGGTGTGTGGATAGGTGCGGCAACGTCAGCATCCCCTACCCCTTCGGCATCGGCAAGGACTGCTTCCGCGGCGACGGCTTTGAGATCTCCTGCGGCAAGGACTCGGTACCGCTCTTGCTGGGCACCGGCCAGAACATGGACATGCGGGTGCTAAACCTGTCCTTGTCACCGTACCCCGTGGCCCGGGTGATGCTGCCGGTGGCGTGGCAGTGCTTCAACTCCGCCGACACGGTGATCAATTTGAAGCCGGATGGCGTGCACCGCATCTCGAGAGACCACAACGAGCTCGTCGCCCTTGGCTGCAACACCGTCGGCGTGCTCGCCAGCGCGCGGCAACCAGCTCTACACGGCATGCTCGGTCTTCACCAACGACCTCAGCAACCTGCAGGACGGCGCGTGCTGGGGTGTCGGCTGCTGCAGAGCCGACCTCCCGTTGGGGCTCACCAACATCATTGTCACGCTGAGCATCTCTAA
- the LOC127346167 gene encoding wall-associated receptor kinase 4-like, translating to MNGSQTSMPLSLDWAIRDNGNLSWTCAEAATRPGYACKSVRSECVNSNNGPGYTCNCIKGYEGNAYVDNGCIDIDECARPEEYSCHGTCENIDGHYKCDCRTGYDSKDAYTQSCNPKFPLPAQISIGVIGGILLLAFLSFIIIIRKERRMRHELYRRNGGPILEKASIIKLFKKEDLTPILKPSNIIGKGGFGEVYKGLIDGVWVAVKKPISGNQMESNQFANEVIIQSKVIHKNIVRLIGCCLEVDTPMLVYEFISQGSMDDILHGGAKKPLGLDARINIAAASAHGLAYMHSQANTIILHGDVKPANILLDDNFMPKISDFGISRLIARDNEHAALVIGDMTYMDPVYMQSGLLTEKSDVYSFGVVILELISRKKATQPGNSSLVNRFLENHKKGKKSTELFDMEIAEGAEELLHSLTELAIKCLDLEVDQRPTMSEVAEQLVALTRSHQV from the exons ATGAACGGGAGCCAGACCAGCATGCCGCTGTCACTGGACTGGGCCATCCGCGACAACGGCAACCTGTCATGGACATGCGCTGAAGCAGCGACGCGGCCGGGGTACGCCTGCAAGAGTGTCCGCAGCGAGTGCGTCAACTCCAACAATGGGCCTGGCTACACCTGCAACTGCATCAAAGGCTACGAAGGCAACGCATACGTTGACAATGGATGCATCG ACATAGACGAATGTGCACGTCCAGAAGAATATTCTTGCCACGGTACATGCGAGAACATCGACGGACACTACAAATGCGACTGTCGTACAGGTTATGACAGCAAAGACGCATATACACAATCCTGCAATCCTAAGTTCCCATTGCCTGCACAGATTTCCATAG GTGTAATAGGTGGTATTCTTCTCTTGGCATTCCtatcattcattatcatcatccgCAAAGAGAGGCGGATGAGGCATGAATTATACAGAAGGAATGGTGGTCCTATATTAGAAAAGGCTAGTATCATTAAGCTTTTCAAAAAGGAGGACCTCACGCCAATTTTAAAACCTAGCAATATAATTGGAAAAGGTGGCTTTGGTGAAGTTTACAAGGGCCTTATTGATGGTGTATGGGTCGCGGTAAAGAAACCGATTAGTGGCAATCAGATGGAGTCTAACCAATTTGCAAATGAAGTCATCATCCAGTCTAAAGTTATCCACAAGAACATCGTTAGGCTCATAGGTTGCTGCCTAGAAGTGGACACCCCCATGTTAGTGTACGAGTTCATATCACAAGGAAGCATGGATGACATTCTTCATGGTGGGGCGAAGAAACCTCTCGGATTGGATGCACGGATCAATATTGCGGCAGCATCAGCACACGGTCTAGCTTATATGCATTCACAAGCCAATACCATCATCCTGCATGGTGATGTTAAGCCGGCAAATATTCTCCTCGACGATAACTTTATGCCCAAAATCTCAGACTTTGGTATATCAAGGTTGATTGCAAGAGACAACGAACATGCTGCTTTAGTCATCGGTGACATGACTTATATGGATCCAGTGTACATGCAATCAGGGTTGTTGACTGAAAAAAGTGATGTATACAGTTTTGGAGTGGTGATTCTAGAGCTCATCAGCAGGAAGAAGGCCACTCAGCCCGGCAATAGCAGCTTAGTGAATAGGTTCCTTGAGAAtcacaagaaggggaagaaatcAACCGAGCTATTTGACATGGAGATCGCAGAGGGAGCTGAGGAGCTTCTTCATAGCTTGACAGAGCTTGCTATCAAATGTCTTGACCTTGAGGTGGATCAAAGGCCAACAATGTCTGAAGTTGCAGAGCAACTTGTCGCACTCACTCGATCCCACCAGGTCTAA